The sequence GGGGGAGCACCCGGCCGGGGGAGTCTACGAGCGCGTCGTCACGGGCGTGCGTGGTGGCTCGTCCAGCCGCAGGGCGTGCAGGCACATCCGGGTGAGCTGCGTGACGGCGACGTCGAGGTCACCGGCGACGGTGCCGTCCACCAGCCAGCGCTCGGCGAACTGTTCCAGCATGCCGACGAGAGCGAAGACCGTGATCTCCGGGCTGACCCTGGCGTCGACCAGCCCGCGCCGCTGCAGCCGCCGGACCTGCTCCACGTGCCGGGCCACCGCGGGACGGCGCGGATCGCGGGAGCGGGCGCGCAGCCGGTCGTTCTGGTGCCCGGTCTCACCGAGCAGGGTCAGTATCCGCGCCTCGTCCCGAAAGACCTCCAGGTACCGGCGAATGCCGGCCGCGAGCAGGTCGGGCAGGTCGTCGAGCGAGTCGGAGTCGAACGTGACGCCGTCGAACGGAGTGCCCAGCCGTTCGGACGCGGCCTCGGCGAGCTCCAGCAAGACGGCCTCCTTGGAATCGAAGTAACGATAGAAACCGCCGTGCGCGAGCCCGCCGAGATGCGAGATGTCGGTGATCCGCGATTTCCTGAATCCGTCACGCTCGAACACCATCCGGGCGGCCGCCAGCAGCCGGTCGCGGGTCGCCTGGCGTTCCGCGGAAAGCGCGGGCGCGCCGCGGCGGGCTAGGTCCAGGTCGACCAACATTGCCGTCCGCCTTTGCTGTCCTCGGTGTTCCACGGCGCGTGCCCCGGCCGGCGGATCCCACGGCCGGCGGCCCGTCTCACGCGCGCCTCACGCCCGGCTCGGGGTGCTCGCGTCGGCGGCGGCCGCGAGGTATTCCTGGCGCAGCGCGGTCTTGGCGAGCTTTCCGGTCGGCATGCGGGGCAGCTCCTCGCGGAAGGTGACCACCCGGGGGACCTTGAAGCGGGCGAGCTGTTCGCCCGCGAAGGCGAGGAGCCGTTCGGCCAGCTCGGGTGTCGGCTCGACACCGGCCGCGGGCTGAACGACGGCGTGGACGTACTCGCCCATCTCGTCGTGCGGGAGGCCGAACACGGCGACGTCGGCGACCGCCGGGTGCAGGATGAGCACCGCCTCGATCTCGGCGGGATAGATGTTCACCCCGCCGGAGATGATGGTGAAGCTCTTGCGGTCGGTCAGGTAGAGATAGCCGTCCGCGTCGAGGTAGCCCATGTCGCCGGAGGTCGTCCAGGTCGGATGGGCGGGATGACGGCCCTCGCGGGTCTTCTGCGGGTCGTTGTGGTATTCGAACAATGCCGTGTCGCGGTCGAAGTAGAGCAGCCCCGGCTCGCCCGTCGGCAGCTCCGCGCCGTCCTCGGCGCAGACATGCGGGATGCCGACGGTGGGCCGGCCGACGGAGCCCGGGTGCTCCAGCCAGTCGGCGGCGCGGATGAACGTCATGCCGGAGCCCTCGGTGCTGGAGTAGTACTCGTCGACGATCGGGCCGAGCCAGCTGATCATCTGGCGTTTCACCGCCGGCGGGCAGGGCGCGGCCGCGTGCACCAGTGAGCGCAGGCTGGACAGGTCGTAGCGGGCCCGGACGTCGGCGGGGAGCTTGAGCAGGCGGACCATCATGGTCGGCACGACCTGGACGTGGGTCACCCGCTCGCGTTCGATCACCGCCATCAGCTGCTCGGCGTCGAAGCGCTCCATGACGACCAGCGTCGCGCCGAGCTCGTGGGCGGCGGCCGACCACTGCAGGCCGGCCGCGTGGTAGAGCGGCGCCGGCGTGAGGTAGACCGAGTCCTCCCCGATCCCGAGCAGTGCCCTGCCCATCCGGGAGGCGCTGATCCGGCCGGGCTCGTCGACCTGCAGCCCGGACAGCGCCCGGCGGATGCCCTTCGGCCGTCCGGTCGTGCCGGAGGAGTACAGCATCACCTCGCCGGCCGGCTGGTCCGCCAACGGCGTGTCCGGCTGCGCGGCGACAGCGTCCTCGTAGGACTCGAAGCCGGCCGCCGCGCCGTCGAGCAGGAACACCGCCGCGCAGGTCGGGCTCAGGCCGGCGACCTCGCGGGCCAGGTCGGTGAACCGTGTCGTGGTCACCAGGACGCGGGCCGCCGAGTCGTTCAGCAGGTAGGCGGCCTCCGGGGCCGTCAGGTGCCAGTTGACGGCGGTCAGGTAGAGCCCGGACCGGATGACGGCCCAGTAGACCTCGAGATAGCGCACGTGGTTCTCGGCCAGGATCGCGACCGTGTCCCCGGGACGCAGCCCGCGGGCCCGCAGCACCCGCGCGAACTGGCGGGACCGCGCCTCCAGCGTGCGGTAGTCGATCCGCTCACCGGCCGGGCTGAGGACCACCGCCGGCTTGTCGGGGCTCTTCTCGGCGTACAGACCCGGATACACGTCAGGTTCTCCACGAAGTGGTCAGGACTTGCCGCTGGCCGCCGTGTCGTCGCGGGCGGGCGGGGGCGCAAGCCGAGCGTCGGTCGGCTGAGGGCCCGGCTCGCGGCCGAGGTGACCAGGCGGGGGAGTGACGTCCCGGCGAGCACGTCACCGATCTCCGCCTCGATGTCCCTGGCCGCGAGCCGGAATCGCAGCGTGTCACGTCGCATTGAGCGAAGCAACAGCCGCACTATGCGAACGCGGGGCGTCAGCGGCGCCAGGTCCGCGGCGGCCGGCCCTGCGTCGCGGCCGTCAGGCCGGCGGCGGCCGCCGCGACCCGCTCGCCGAGCAGCACGACCTCGGCGCCGGTCCGGGGCGGCGCGTGGTGCTGTTCGGAGGCGCAGATGGCCGCGAGCACCACCACCACGTCACCGCCGCCGTCGAACACCGGGGCACAGACGGTGGAGACGCGGTAGCTGCCCGTGGGCTCGATCACGGCCGGAAGCGCGTCCGCGAGGCCGAAGAGCCGGTGAACGTCGCCCAGGATCCGGCGCAGCGCCGCGGCGTGCTCGACCCCGCGGTGGTCCTCGCCGAGCTCGATGGCGAGCAGGTCGATCCGTTCGCGCAGCTGGCTGTCCACCTCGGCCGACCAGCCGCGAGCGCGCACCCCGTCGAGGCTCGGGGCGATCTGGGTCAGGGCGTCGGCGGGGCGCTCGGGACCCAGCCGGTCGAGCCACCGCTCGACGGCGGTGGGATCGTCCGACCAGGCCACACAGACCGAGCCGATCGGCGGCTTCAGCGGGAACCGGTCGCCCAGCCGCAGGTAGCGGTGCGCGTCGCCGCCTCCGCCCGCCGGCGGCTGCGGCGGCTGCCCGATCTCGCCGACGAGCAGCTCGTCGGGCTCGCCGGGCATCGCGCCGGCGACGAACGCGAGGCAGGTCAGCCCGGTGGCGGCGGCGAGGCCGCGCACCACGGGCCGGGCGGCGTCGACGACGGGGTGGCCCCGGGCCGCGACGCGCCCGGCGGCGACGAGCGCCGGGCCGAGGCGGTAGGTGTGCCGCTCGGGATGCCGCAGCAGCCAGCCCCGCCGCGTCAACGTCACCATCATCGGATGGATGGTCGCCTTGCTCAGCCCGAGCGCGCGGGCGACCTCGGCCAGCGTGGCCCCGTCGGCCGGCTGCCTGGACAGCAGGTCGACCAGGTCGAGGAGCCGGTCTGTCTGCGGTGACGGTCTGCTCATGATGCGACAACGGTAGCGTCTGCGGCTGCCAGCGTTCGCGCAGTGCGAATCGTGCACCGCGCCGCCGTTGCCAGGCCCGCGAGCCACGGCTAGTGTGCTCGACATCGAGGTTGATGTCGACATCGATGCAGTGGCACAAAAGGTTCGGAGCCCGGGAGGTCGGAGCCCGCGGGCGAGCCGGCGCGGAGAGGATTGACGATGCGGTCAGCGGTGATCTGCGAGCCGGTGCGTACGGCGGTGGGTGGGTATGGCGGCGCGCTGAAGGCGCTGGCCGCCCATGAGCTGGGGGCCACCGTCGTGCGCGGCCTGCTGGAGCGGACCGGCCTGGAGAGCTCGGACGTCGACGACGTGCTGTTCGGCTCCTGTTACCCGACCATGGAGGCGCCGGCGCTGGGCCGGGTGGTCGCGCTCGACGCGGGGCTCGGCATCGACGTTCCCGGCCTCCAGCTCGACCGTCGCTGCGGCTCCGGGGTCCAGACCGTCACCATGGCCGCGATGCTCGTCCAGACCGGGGCCGCCGACGTGGTGATCGCCGGCGGGGCGGAGAGCATGAGCAACGCCGCGTTCTACTCCACCGAGATGCGCTGGGGCATCCGCGGCGGGGCCGTCGAGCTGCGCGACGCGCTCGCCCGCGGGCGGCTGACGGCTGGCGGCCGCAGGTTCCCCGTGCCGGGCGGAATGATCGAGACGGCGGAGAACCTGCGCCGCGAATACGCCATCTCCCGGTCGGAGCAGGACGAGCTCGCGCTGCGCTCACACCGGCGCGCCGTCGAGGCCCAGCGCGCCGGCCGGTTCGCCGACGAGATCATCCCGGTCGCGGTCCCGGCCCGTGGCGGGGAGGCGGTCGTCGACGCCGACGAGCATCCGCGCGCGGACACGACCCTCGAGAAGCTGGCCGGGCTGCGGCCCATCCTGGGCCGCTCCGACCCGGACGCGACGGTGACTGCCGGGAACGCCAGCGGGCAGAACGACGGCGCCGCGGCCTGCGTCGTGACCCATCCCGACGAGGCGCAGCGCCTCGGCCTGCGGCCGCTGGCCCGGCTGGTCAGCTGGGCGGTCGCCGGCGTCGAGCCGGCCCGGATGGGGATCGGGCCCGTCCCCGCGACGGCGAAGGCGCTCGAACGCGCCGGGCTGACGATGGCCGACCTCGACCTGATCGAGCTGAACGAGGCCTTCGCCGCCCAGGTCCTCGCCTGCGGCCGGGCCTGGGGCTTCGGCGAGAAGGACTGGGACCGGGTGAACGTCAACGGCTCCGGCATCTCGTTGGGCCACCCGGTCGCGGCCACAGGCGGCCGCATACTCGCGACGATGCTGCGGGAGATGCACCGGCGCGACGCGCGGTACGCGCTGGAGACGCTGTGCATCGGCGGCGGCCAGGGAATCGCCGCGATATTCGAACGCCTCGACTGAGAGCGCGGTTCCGGTCTCGTGTCCGCCCTGGCGGTCTCGAGTCCGCCCTGCGAAGCGAGGCAGAACGACGATCGTGGCGCATGGCTGATCGTTGCGGTGTGCTTGCCCGGGGCAGCGGCCAGCATGCGACGGCACCGGGCACCAGGTCCACCCGCGCTTGATCACTGTTACTATCGACGTCGACGTCGAGTTTGATTACCAGACCCGCGTCCGGCGGACGCGATCAGCGCGCAGATGCGGAGAACCCGGTCATGGACAGCGAGACAGCGGCCACCGTCTTCACCGATCCCCGGGCGTACGCCGACAACGAGCGTTTCTACGCGGCCACCGCGCTGCTGCGCCGTGAGTCGCCGGTGTACCTGGTCGAGCATCCGAAGTACAACCCGTTCTGGGCCATCACCAAGCACGACGACGTCATGACGATCTCGCGGGACGCCGGGCTCTGGATCAACGCCCCGCGCACGGCGCTCGGCCCGAAGCCGAAGGACGAGTCCCGCCAGGACATCCCGATCCGGTCCCTGGTCCAGATGGACGCGCCGGACCACCCGGTCTACCGGCACATCAGCGCGGACTGGTTCAAGCCGCTCGGTGTCCGCCGGCTGCGGGCCCGGATCGAGGAGCTCGCCAAGCGGTTCGTCGACCAGCTGGCCGACCTCGGCGGCGAGTGCGACTTCTTCGTCGACGTCGTCTCGCACTACCCGCTGTACGTGATCATGTCCCTCCTCGGGCTGCCCGAGGAGGACTTCCCCCGGATGCTCAAGCTCACCCAGGAGCTCTTCGGCGCCGACGACGAGGACCTGGCCCGCAAGGGCGACAAGCAGGCGCACATGGCCGCGCTGATCGACTTCTTCCAGTACTTCCAGACGGTCATCGCGGACCGCCGGGCCAACCCGACGGACGACCTGGGCTCCGTGATCGCCAACGCCAGGATCAACGGCGAGCTGATCGGCGAGATGGAGGCCGCCGGCTACTACGTGCTGATCGCGACGGCCGGCCACGACACCACGAGCTCGGCGCTGGCCGGCGGCATGCACGCCCTGCTGGAGCACCCGGACCAGTGGCGGCGGCTGTCCGGCGACCTCTCGCTCGTGCCGACCGCGTTCGACGAGATGATCCGGTGGGTGTCGCCGGTGAAGCAGTTCATGCGTACGGCCACCGAGGACACCGTCGTGCGCGGCGTGCCGATCGCGGCGGGGGAGTCCGTGCTGCTGTCGTACCCGTCGGCGAACCGCGACGAGGACGTCTTCGAGAACCCGGACGCCTTCGACGTCGGCCGCAGCCCGAACAGGCACGTCGCGTTCGGGTTCGGCGCGCACTACTGCCTCGGCACCCATCTCGCCCGCCTGGAGGGCCAGGCCCTCTACGCCGAGCTCGTCCCCCGACTGCGGTCGATCGAGCTGGCCGGCACCCCCGAGTACATGGAGACCCTTTTCGTCGGCGGCCCGAAGCGCCTCCCCATCCGCTACACGATGGCCTGACCGGCAGGGCCCGGCTGGCAAGGAGGAGGGCTGATGCTCCCCGCTCCCGCGGACCATGTGGCCATCAGCGACCTGGTGGCCCGTTACTGCCTGATGCTCGACCTGGACGACGTCGAAGGCTGGGTCGGGCTGTTCACCCCCGACGCCAGCTACCTGGTCTACGGGCGGTCCTTCGATGGGCACGACGCGCTGCGCGCGATGATGCGGGCCGCTCCCGGCGGGATGCACCTCGGCGGCCCGCCCAGCATCGAGATGCTCGGCCCGGACCAGGCCCGGACCACCCGGAACCTGCTGTTCGTCGACCAGGCCGGCGGCGCCCCGCGTCACGCGATCTACCACGACGACCTGGTCCGGACGCCGGACGGCTGGCGCATCGGCCGCTGCCGCTGCCAGTTCGTCACGCCGGACGGGCTCTCCGACCGCCCGGCCCGCCCCAAGGACCAGGCGCCGCGCACCACCTAGGCTCCGTGGTCCAGGGGCGTGGCCGGTCAGCCCGCCGTCGTCGGCGCTCGGCCCGGCCGCGACGCGGCGGCCGCCATCGCCCGTTCCATCCCGCCGATCATGTCGGGGTAGCGCATCGTCCGTCCCCCGCCGTCCACGCCGTACAGCGCGCCGGTGACGAAGGACGCCTGGTCGGACGCCAGGAAGTAGATCACGTTGGCGATCTCGTCCGGCTCGGCGAACCGGCCGAGCGGGGCGTTCTCGACGAACTCCTCGACCACGCCGGGCATCTGCCACAGGTAGCTGGTCATGGAGGTGCGGACCAGGCCCGGAGCCACGGCGTTGACCCGGATGCCGTGGCGGCCCAGCTCCAGCGCCGCGACCTCGGTCAGCGCCACGGCGCCCGCCTTCGCCGCGCAGTAGGCGCCCAGGCCGCGGCCGGGCTGCACGGCGTTGAGGCTCGCGACCGTGACGATGGACCCGCCGCGCCCCGCGTCCCGCAACGCCCGGCCACCGTGCTTGATGGTCAGGAAGGCGCCGTTGAGGCAGAGGTCGACGACGCGGCGCCAGGCCCGGAAGTCGTGGTCGGCGATCTCGCCCAGCGTGCCCACCCCGGCGTTGGCCACCACCACGTCGAGGCCGCCGAACCGTTCGGCGGCCAGGGCCACCAGCGCGGCCACGTCGTCCTCGACGGTCACGTCGCACCGGGCGCCCGCGAAGGCCTCGGGGCCCAGCTCGGCGTCGAGCGCCGCGAGGCCCGCCTCGTCGATGTCCCCGCCGACCACCTTCCCGCCCTCGGCGACGAACCGGCGGACGACCGCCCCGCCGATCCCGCCCGCGGCACCCGTGACCAGGGCGACCCGCCCCGCGCTCGGCCCGCTCATCGGGCGAGCCCCGGCACGCGGCGGTGGGCGGAGGGCGTCGGAACAGTCGATCGCAAGGCCATTGAGGGATCCTCTCGGGAAGTGCGCGGGCTCGTGGGAGTGCGGGGTTCCCAGGCTGCTCAGGCCTGGCGCAGGCGGGGGGCCAGGTCGCCGGCCTTCGCCGGGGCTTCCATGACCAGCCGGGACCGGACGACCTTCCCGGAGGCGGTCCGGGGCAGCGGCCCGTCCCAGCGCACCAGCTGCTCGGGCAGCTTGCGCTTGGCCAGCCCCTGCCCGAGCAGGTACTCGATGACATCGTCGAGCGTGATCGTGACGCCCTCGTCGGCGAGCACGGCCACCGCGAGCCGTTCGCCGGTGTCCGGGTCGGGCATCCCGAACGAGGCGTACTCCACCACGCCGGGCAGCGCCGCGAGCGCCGCGTCGATCTCGGTCAGCGAGACCTTGAGGCCGTTGCGGTTGACCAGCTCCTTCAACCGGCCGACGACGGTCAGCCGGCCCTGATGCGCCTCGATCTGGTCCCCGGTCCGGTACCAGCCGTCCTCGAACGCGGACTGGTCGTCCGCCGGGTCGAGGTAGCCGAGGAACACGCCGGGCCCGCGCAGCAGCCCTTCCGTCGGGTGCTCGGCCGAGCCGATCCGGACCTCGCCGCCCGGCATGAGCGCGCCGTCGTCGGACAGCCGTCGCTCGCGGTCGTCGGTGGCCAGGCTGCCGGAGAAGTTGGGCGCCTCGGAGGAGCCGTACACCCGGGCGATCTCGATCCCGAACGAGTCGGTCGCGAGCTCCAGCAACGGTCGCGGCAGCATCGCGCCGCCGAGCGCCAGGGTCCGAAGGGTGACGCTGCCCGTCCCGGCGCCGCCCGCGCCGGCGGCGGCGCGCAGCAGGCGTTCGGCGATGACCGGCGCGCCGCCCAGCAGGGTCGCGCCCGCCGCCGCCATGCGCCGGAGGGTGCCGGCCGGCTCGAACCTGTCCTCCAGCGCCAGCGTCGCGTGCTGGTCGGCGGCCAGGTGGACCTGCATGAGGCCCGTGATGCTGGTCAGCGGGCTGATGAGGAACGCCACCGTGCTCTCGTCGGCGGACGTTATCCGCGCCATGTTGGCGGCGCCCGCGGTCAGGGTGTTGAGCGAGTGCGCGACGCCCTTCGGCCGGCCGGTGGTTCCCGAGCTGAAGAGGATGACCGACGTGCGGTCCCGGTCCGGCTCGTCCCACGGCGGCGGAGCGGCCGGCCCTGGCTCGCCCCCGAAGAGCTCCAGCGGCACGGTCTCGACGCCGGCCAGCGCGTCACCGAGGCGCCCCGCCTCGCCGGCCGCGACGACGACCTTCGGCCGGCCGGGCAGCGCGTCGCGCGCGACCTGGACGTCGGCCGGGCCGCACCGCCGGTCGAGCACCGCGACCGTCGTGCCCAGGCGCAGGAGGGCGTGGTAGGCGATCACGCCGTGCCTGGTGTTCCCGCTGACCAGGACGACCCCGTCGCCCGGCTTGACGCCGTGGCCGCGCAGGGACGCGAGGCCCTGGC is a genomic window of Pseudofrankia inefficax containing:
- a CDS encoding TetR/AcrR family transcriptional regulator; amino-acid sequence: MLVDLDLARRGAPALSAERQATRDRLLAAARMVFERDGFRKSRITDISHLGGLAHGGFYRYFDSKEAVLLELAEAASERLGTPFDGVTFDSDSLDDLPDLLAAGIRRYLEVFRDEARILTLLGETGHQNDRLRARSRDPRRPAVARHVEQVRRLQRRGLVDARVSPEITVFALVGMLEQFAERWLVDGTVAGDLDVAVTQLTRMCLHALRLDEPPRTPVTTRS
- a CDS encoding acyl-CoA synthetase; amino-acid sequence: MYPGLYAEKSPDKPAVVLSPAGERIDYRTLEARSRQFARVLRARGLRPGDTVAILAENHVRYLEVYWAVIRSGLYLTAVNWHLTAPEAAYLLNDSAARVLVTTTRFTDLAREVAGLSPTCAAVFLLDGAAAGFESYEDAVAAQPDTPLADQPAGEVMLYSSGTTGRPKGIRRALSGLQVDEPGRISASRMGRALLGIGEDSVYLTPAPLYHAAGLQWSAAAHELGATLVVMERFDAEQLMAVIERERVTHVQVVPTMMVRLLKLPADVRARYDLSSLRSLVHAAAPCPPAVKRQMISWLGPIVDEYYSSTEGSGMTFIRAADWLEHPGSVGRPTVGIPHVCAEDGAELPTGEPGLLYFDRDTALFEYHNDPQKTREGRHPAHPTWTTSGDMGYLDADGYLYLTDRKSFTIISGGVNIYPAEIEAVLILHPAVADVAVFGLPHDEMGEYVHAVVQPAAGVEPTPELAERLLAFAGEQLARFKVPRVVTFREELPRMPTGKLAKTALRQEYLAAAADASTPSRA
- a CDS encoding helix-turn-helix domain-containing protein — encoded protein: MSRPSPQTDRLLDLVDLLSRQPADGATLAEVARALGLSKATIHPMMVTLTRRGWLLRHPERHTYRLGPALVAAGRVAARGHPVVDAARPVVRGLAAATGLTCLAFVAGAMPGEPDELLVGEIGQPPQPPAGGGGDAHRYLRLGDRFPLKPPIGSVCVAWSDDPTAVERWLDRLGPERPADALTQIAPSLDGVRARGWSAEVDSQLRERIDLLAIELGEDHRGVEHAAALRRILGDVHRLFGLADALPAVIEPTGSYRVSTVCAPVFDGGGDVVVVLAAICASEQHHAPPRTGAEVVLLGERVAAAAAGLTAATQGRPPRTWRR
- a CDS encoding acetyl-CoA C-acetyltransferase; translation: MRSAVICEPVRTAVGGYGGALKALAAHELGATVVRGLLERTGLESSDVDDVLFGSCYPTMEAPALGRVVALDAGLGIDVPGLQLDRRCGSGVQTVTMAAMLVQTGAADVVIAGGAESMSNAAFYSTEMRWGIRGGAVELRDALARGRLTAGGRRFPVPGGMIETAENLRREYAISRSEQDELALRSHRRAVEAQRAGRFADEIIPVAVPARGGEAVVDADEHPRADTTLEKLAGLRPILGRSDPDATVTAGNASGQNDGAAACVVTHPDEAQRLGLRPLARLVSWAVAGVEPARMGIGPVPATAKALERAGLTMADLDLIELNEAFAAQVLACGRAWGFGEKDWDRVNVNGSGISLGHPVAATGGRILATMLREMHRRDARYALETLCIGGGQGIAAIFERLD
- a CDS encoding cytochrome P450 — translated: MDSETAATVFTDPRAYADNERFYAATALLRRESPVYLVEHPKYNPFWAITKHDDVMTISRDAGLWINAPRTALGPKPKDESRQDIPIRSLVQMDAPDHPVYRHISADWFKPLGVRRLRARIEELAKRFVDQLADLGGECDFFVDVVSHYPLYVIMSLLGLPEEDFPRMLKLTQELFGADDEDLARKGDKQAHMAALIDFFQYFQTVIADRRANPTDDLGSVIANARINGELIGEMEAAGYYVLIATAGHDTTSSALAGGMHALLEHPDQWRRLSGDLSLVPTAFDEMIRWVSPVKQFMRTATEDTVVRGVPIAAGESVLLSYPSANRDEDVFENPDAFDVGRSPNRHVAFGFGAHYCLGTHLARLEGQALYAELVPRLRSIELAGTPEYMETLFVGGPKRLPIRYTMA
- a CDS encoding nuclear transport factor 2 family protein, producing the protein MLPAPADHVAISDLVARYCLMLDLDDVEGWVGLFTPDASYLVYGRSFDGHDALRAMMRAAPGGMHLGGPPSIEMLGPDQARTTRNLLFVDQAGGAPRHAIYHDDLVRTPDGWRIGRCRCQFVTPDGLSDRPARPKDQAPRTT
- a CDS encoding SDR family NAD(P)-dependent oxidoreductase produces the protein MSGPSAGRVALVTGAAGGIGGAVVRRFVAEGGKVVGGDIDEAGLAALDAELGPEAFAGARCDVTVEDDVAALVALAAERFGGLDVVVANAGVGTLGEIADHDFRAWRRVVDLCLNGAFLTIKHGGRALRDAGRGGSIVTVASLNAVQPGRGLGAYCAAKAGAVALTEVAALELGRHGIRVNAVAPGLVRTSMTSYLWQMPGVVEEFVENAPLGRFAEPDEIANVIYFLASDQASFVTGALYGVDGGGRTMRYPDMIGGMERAMAAAASRPGRAPTTAG
- a CDS encoding class I adenylate-forming enzyme family protein; the encoded protein is MARHRADGSWDDRTLADGIEAAAARRPDAVALIDGDGRLSWAELAAAVGQGLASLRGHGVKPGDGVVLVSGNTRHGVIAYHALLRLGTTVAVLDRRCGPADVQVARDALPGRPKVVVAAGEAGRLGDALAGVETVPLELFGGEPGPAAPPPWDEPDRDRTSVILFSSGTTGRPKGVAHSLNTLTAGAANMARITSADESTVAFLISPLTSITGLMQVHLAADQHATLALEDRFEPAGTLRRMAAAGATLLGGAPVIAERLLRAAAGAGGAGTGSVTLRTLALGGAMLPRPLLELATDSFGIEIARVYGSSEAPNFSGSLATDDRERRLSDDGALMPGGEVRIGSAEHPTEGLLRGPGVFLGYLDPADDQSAFEDGWYRTGDQIEAHQGRLTVVGRLKELVNRNGLKVSLTEIDAALAALPGVVEYASFGMPDPDTGERLAVAVLADEGVTITLDDVIEYLLGQGLAKRKLPEQLVRWDGPLPRTASGKVVRSRLVMEAPAKAGDLAPRLRQA